CTTGTTTAATGCGGGTAAAGGTGCGGTTTATACCTACGAAGGCCGTCACGAGTTGGACGCGTCGGTGATGCTTGGTGACACTTTACAAGCAGGTGCAGTGAGCGGTGTAACCAACATTAAGAGCCCGATTGCGGCTGCGCGTGCGGTTATGGAGAATTCGCGACATGTCTTTTTAAGTGGCGAGGGCGCTGAATCATTCGCACGTGATCAGGGATTGGAGCAAGTGAGTAATACCTATTTTAATACCCCGCATCGCTATGAGCAGCTACAAAATGCGTTACAAGCCTTGCGAGAGTCTGCAGAAACCAGTGCCCAGATTGCCGCTCTAGAAAACTGGGATCCTGCGTTTAACATGGGTACTGTAGGCGCAGTTGCACTTGATGAATATGGAAATCTTGCGGCTGGAACCTCAACCGGAGGCATGACTGCGAAGCGTTGGGGCCGCATTGGTGACTCACCCATTATTGGTGCGGGTACCTGGGCGGATAATACGAGCTGTGCAGTGTCTGCGACTGGGCATGGTGAATATTTTATTCGCTATCATGTGGCCGCAGATATTTGTAGTCGCATGAAATATCAAGGTATCACAGCTGAGGAAGCTGGGCGCACGGTGATTCATGATGTGTTGCTACCCGCGGGTGGCACCGGCGGTGTGATCATTTTGGATGCGCAAGGAAATGTGAGCATGCCATTTAACACCGAGGGTATGTATCGTGCCGCGAAAACAAGCCAAACAAGTCTCGAAATTGGAATTTACGGAGAGGAGTAAACTATGCGCTCATTAAAAGTAAGCGAATACATGAACAGACATCCGATTACGTTTACGCCTTCCATGGCGATAGAGGACGCTGTCAGCCGCCTACTCGGAGCGCAACAAAGCGGTGGGCCGGTAATTAATGAACGCCGTGAGTTGATCGGTTTTCTCTCTGAGCAAGACTGTATCATGATGATGCTGGAGGGAACCTATCACCAAGAACAGAGCGCGACCGTAGCTGATTGTATGAGTAAGCATGCGCCGGTAACAGTGAGTGATGAAATGGCGATTGTGGATCTTGCACAACAACTAGGCTCCGGTAAGCCAAAGCTTTATCCTGTTGTTGATGAAATGAATTGTCTAGTCGGCGTGATTAACCGCACGGATATATTGCGAGCGATTGATTTACACTTGCAGGATGCTTACGCGAAGCATTGATTTAACCACCTGTATCTTTTCTCAGAGCCGACAGTTTTTGTTAAACTATCGGCTCTTTTTATGAATGGTTCCAAAAGCATGAAGTCTTTGTTGTCCTTGCTACCAGAATGTCGCTCCACCGATCGTTTTCGTTTGCGTCGTCAAATTCTCAATTTAAAACAAAATGCTTCTTCTGAGCAGTTGCAAGCATTGCAAGCGGAGATCGAAAAATCGCGGGCGGCGGTCAGCGAAAAGCGTGCAAGTTTTCCAAAGATTCAGTTCCCAGAAGCACTTCCTGTTGTCCAAGAGCGTACAAAGATTATGGAGACGATCGCACAACATCAGGTCGTTGTGGTGGCAGGGGAAACCGGTTCTGGAAAAACCACGCAATTACCCAAAATCCTCTTAGAAATGGGGTATGGTGCAGCGGGTTTGATCGGGCATACACAACCACGGCGGCTCGCGGCACGATCTGTTGCGCAGCGTATCGCAGATGAGCTTGGTGAACGTGGCCAAAGCCTTGTCGGGCATAAGATTCGGTTTCAGGATGAAACAAGTGACTCTACGTCAGTAAAATTAATGACCGATGGTATTTTGCTCGCTGAGTTGCAAAATGACCGATTTTTGAATGCGTATGACGTGATCATTATTGATGAGGCGCATGAACGTAGCCTCAACATTGATTTCTTACTTGGCGTTCTGCATCAACTCCTCGAAAAGCGACCTGATTTAAAGTTGATTATCACTTCGGCGACTATCGAAACCGATAAGTTTTCAAAGCATTTTAATCATGCGCCGGTGTTAGAAGTTTCAGGTCGAACTTACCCGGTTGAAATGCGCTACCGACCACTCGAACGAGTCATCGAACAAGAAGGTGAGCAACGTACGATTGTGACGGACTTCGATGAAGCAGTCATTGATGCAATCGATGAGCTTTGGCGAGATGCGTTGGGCGATATCTTAATTTTCTTAAGCGGCGAACGAGAGATTCGAGACCTAGCCGAGGTACTTAGTAAACACTATGCACAAAACTGCGTGCAGCCAGAGATTATTCCTCTATTTGCGAGGTTATCGGCACAAGAACAAAATCGTGTGTTCCAGTCGCATCAACAGGTTCGAATTGTGTTAGCGACGAACGTCGCTGAAACATCGCTGACGGTGCCCGGAATTCGCTATGTAATTGACTCGGGACTGGCTCGTATCAGTCGGTATAGCTATCGCTCCAAAGTGCAGAGGCTTCCGGTAGAACCTATTTCACAAGCGAGTGCAAACCAAAGAGCGGGGCGCTGCGGTCGTCTCGGTCCAGGCATTTGTATCAGGTTATATAGTGAAGCAGACTTTCAAAGTCGCCCTGAATTCACTGATCCCGAAATACTGCGTACTAATTTAGCGTCCGTTATTTTGCAAATGGCCAGCTTAAAACTTGGTGATATCCGTAGCTTTCCGTTTTTACAAAAGCCAGATGAGCGTTTTATCAATGACGGCCTTCGTTTACTCGAGGAACTGCAAGCAATTAAGCCTAAACGAAAGGGCCAACGAGGAAACTTGCAGCTCACGCCAGTGGGCAGACAACTGGGTCGATTACCGGTTGACCCTAAATTAGCTAAGATGATTATTGCTGCAACAGAACGAAATTGTTTGCGAGAAGTCCTGGTGATTACTGCGGCACTTAGCATTCAAGATCCGCGTGAACGCCCGTTAGATGCGCAGCAAAAATCAGATCAACTGCATCAGCGTTTTCAGCATGAATCTTCAGATTTTCTCAGCTTTCTTAAACTTTGGGATTATCTTCAGAGCGTTCAAAAAGAAGTATCGAAAAGCCAATTTAGGAAGCGGTGTAAGCAAGAATTTATTCATTATCTGCGCGTACGGGAGTGGCAAGACCTCTATGCACAGTTGCGCTTTACCGCGCGGGAATTGGGCTTTAGGCTAGGCGAAGAGCCTGCAAATGAAGACCATATTCATCAGGCGCTTTTGTCTGGGTTGCTCTCACAGGTGGGTACTCGAGATGAGAAATTTGAATATCTCGGCGCAAGGCAAACGAAGTTCTATCTTTTTCCTGGTTCTGTGTTGTTTAAATCAAAACCAAAATGGGTGATGTCGGCTGAGTTAGTTGAAACGTCGCGTTTGTACGCTCGTAATAATGCGCAGATTCATGTGGACTGGCTAGAGCCTCTTGCTCAGCACCTCGTGAAGAGAAACTACCATGAGCCTTTTTATGCGAAAAAGCAGGGCGCTGTGGTGGCAAACGAGCAAGTCACTTTATTTGGTTTGTTAATTGTCCCGAATCGAAAAATTCAATTTGGTCGCATCGATCCTGTGGTGGCACGAGAGATCTTTATCAAAGAGGCGCTGGTTCATGGTGGAATCAAGTCGCCGCCGGATTTTGTGCGTAAGAATCAGGAAGTGATCGAAGAAATTCATACTTTAGAAGCGAAATCGCGTCGGCGAGATTTGTTAGTGGATGAGTTTGCTTTATTCAGTGCTTATGAACGTCATATCCCTGAAGGCATTTTTGACGATCGGAGTTTACATGCTTGGTGGAAAGGATTGAACAAAGACCAACAAGCGGTGTTATTTTTCACAGAGAGCGATTTATTGCAACAAGACACGTCGCATGTTCAAGAAGCTCAGTATCCGGATGTTTGGCAGCAAGGTGCAATGCGAATTCCGATCGAATATGTGTTTGAGCCCAGTGCTGATAACGATGGTGTGAACGTCGATATTCCGTTAGCAGCACTCACACAAATTGAAGATAACGGGTTCGATTGGCAAGTTCCGGGTCTTCGCGCTGAGTTGGTGACGTCGTGGATTAAGTCGTTGCCTAAGAAATGGCGAAGAAACTTCGTTCCAGCACCGGAATATGCAAAGGCGATTCTTGCCAGTGCAGAGCCGTGCTCAGGTTCTTTGTTAGATGCAATGACGAAAGAGTTGAAACGCATGAGTGGGCTGGAGATACCGCGCTCGGAATGGAATATTGAAGCGATTCCAAAGCATTTGCGTATACATTTTCGGATTCGTAACGAAAAGAATGAGGTGGTTACACAGGGGAATGACCTATCTGCGTTAAAATTACAACTTGCCGGGGAAGTAAAAGATAAATTGTCTGAAACTGCGGGCAAAAAAGTGGAGCAAGAGGGCTTAGTGGCTTGGAATTTTGGCGCATTGCCCGCGCCCGTGGAGAAGCGACAAGGCGCGTTCACTATTAAAGCATTTCCAGCACTGCAGGATGAAGGCAAGTCGGTTGCAATTCGCGTGTTTGATTCTGAAGAAAAAGCACGGTTAGCGCACCGAAAGGGCGTTTTGAAACTCTTATATTTACAGTGTGCCTCGCCCGTTAAATATTTGCAGCAGTCCCTACCGGAAAAAGCGAAGCTAGCCATGTATTTTAATCCATGGGGGAAAATCGAGGCGCTTATTGAAGATTGTATTTATGCCGCCATCGATAGCTTAGTTGGGGTTGAGGACATTGTGAGTGAAGTGCAGTTTAATGAGGCGCTTCATGGTATCAAAGGCGAACTAAATGAAAAGACTTTAGGCATCGCAAAAGACGTGCAAATGTGTCTTTGGCTAGGGCATGAAATTAATAAGAAGACGAAAGGAAAGATTCCTTTGGCGCAAGCCCGGTCCTATGCGGATATTAAGGAGCATTTAGAAACTTTAATTTTTCCTGGTTTTGTCTCAGAATTTGGAGTGTTAAGGCTTGCCGATATTCAAAGGTATCTGCGTGGTTTGCAATCACGTATAGAGAAACTAGAGGCCGATCCGAATCGTGATCGCTTACGCGTGTTGCAAGTTGAAAAAATAGAAAGCGCTTGGAAAGAGGCGATGAACAGCGGTGAGAATGATGTGGCCTTAGCCGAATTTCGTTGGCATATCGAGGAGTTTAGAGTGTCATTATTCGCTCAACAGTTGGGCACTGCGTTTCCTGTTTCAGAACAGCGCCTCAGTCAAACGTTAAAGAGCTTGAGCGCGAGGGGATGAACCTCGCGCTCGAGTGACTTTAGGCGTAAAGCCCAAGTTTCGCTTTCGCGTAGGCTTCAAACTCTGTGCAACCGCCAATATGTTGCTCATCCACAAAGATTT
This genomic interval from Idiomarinaceae bacterium HL-53 contains the following:
- a CDS encoding beta-aspartyl-peptidase (threonine type), whose protein sequence is MKFAQHTALLLSMFMVWGCSDSETTRSDDQVIAIAIHGGAGTITRENMTREREAQFEAALREATEAGYAVLDNGGTALDAVQVAIQLMEENPLFNAGKGAVYTYEGRHELDASVMLGDTLQAGAVSGVTNIKSPIAAARAVMENSRHVFLSGEGAESFARDQGLEQVSNTYFNTPHRYEQLQNALQALRESAETSAQIAALENWDPAFNMGTVGAVALDEYGNLAAGTSTGGMTAKRWGRIGDSPIIGAGTWADNTSCAVSATGHGEYFIRYHVAADICSRMKYQGITAEEAGRTVIHDVLLPAGGTGGVIILDAQGNVSMPFNTEGMYRAAKTSQTSLEIGIYGEE
- a CDS encoding CBS domain-containing protein produces the protein MRSLKVSEYMNRHPITFTPSMAIEDAVSRLLGAQQSGGPVINERRELIGFLSEQDCIMMMLEGTYHQEQSATVADCMSKHAPVTVSDEMAIVDLAQQLGSGKPKLYPVVDEMNCLVGVINRTDILRAIDLHLQDAYAKH
- a CDS encoding ATP-dependent helicase HrpA, giving the protein MKSLLSLLPECRSTDRFRLRRQILNLKQNASSEQLQALQAEIEKSRAAVSEKRASFPKIQFPEALPVVQERTKIMETIAQHQVVVVAGETGSGKTTQLPKILLEMGYGAAGLIGHTQPRRLAARSVAQRIADELGERGQSLVGHKIRFQDETSDSTSVKLMTDGILLAELQNDRFLNAYDVIIIDEAHERSLNIDFLLGVLHQLLEKRPDLKLIITSATIETDKFSKHFNHAPVLEVSGRTYPVEMRYRPLERVIEQEGEQRTIVTDFDEAVIDAIDELWRDALGDILIFLSGEREIRDLAEVLSKHYAQNCVQPEIIPLFARLSAQEQNRVFQSHQQVRIVLATNVAETSLTVPGIRYVIDSGLARISRYSYRSKVQRLPVEPISQASANQRAGRCGRLGPGICIRLYSEADFQSRPEFTDPEILRTNLASVILQMASLKLGDIRSFPFLQKPDERFINDGLRLLEELQAIKPKRKGQRGNLQLTPVGRQLGRLPVDPKLAKMIIAATERNCLREVLVITAALSIQDPRERPLDAQQKSDQLHQRFQHESSDFLSFLKLWDYLQSVQKEVSKSQFRKRCKQEFIHYLRVREWQDLYAQLRFTARELGFRLGEEPANEDHIHQALLSGLLSQVGTRDEKFEYLGARQTKFYLFPGSVLFKSKPKWVMSAELVETSRLYARNNAQIHVDWLEPLAQHLVKRNYHEPFYAKKQGAVVANEQVTLFGLLIVPNRKIQFGRIDPVVAREIFIKEALVHGGIKSPPDFVRKNQEVIEEIHTLEAKSRRRDLLVDEFALFSAYERHIPEGIFDDRSLHAWWKGLNKDQQAVLFFTESDLLQQDTSHVQEAQYPDVWQQGAMRIPIEYVFEPSADNDGVNVDIPLAALTQIEDNGFDWQVPGLRAELVTSWIKSLPKKWRRNFVPAPEYAKAILASAEPCSGSLLDAMTKELKRMSGLEIPRSEWNIEAIPKHLRIHFRIRNEKNEVVTQGNDLSALKLQLAGEVKDKLSETAGKKVEQEGLVAWNFGALPAPVEKRQGAFTIKAFPALQDEGKSVAIRVFDSEEKARLAHRKGVLKLLYLQCASPVKYLQQSLPEKAKLAMYFNPWGKIEALIEDCIYAAIDSLVGVEDIVSEVQFNEALHGIKGELNEKTLGIAKDVQMCLWLGHEINKKTKGKIPLAQARSYADIKEHLETLIFPGFVSEFGVLRLADIQRYLRGLQSRIEKLEADPNRDRLRVLQVEKIESAWKEAMNSGENDVALAEFRWHIEEFRVSLFAQQLGTAFPVSEQRLSQTLKSLSARG